In Eretmochelys imbricata isolate rEreImb1 chromosome 14, rEreImb1.hap1, whole genome shotgun sequence, a genomic segment contains:
- the LOC144274013 gene encoding olfactory receptor 11A1-like produces MMNPEQGNQTSIAEFILLGFGTLPELQILLFLLFLVIYITTMAGNILIVVLIVVYRHLHNPMYFFLGNLSCLETCYTSTILPSMLDGLLSGTKTISYSGCLTQYYFFSSLVITECLLLSVMSYDRYLAICNPMHYAARMSGRCCLQFIGGSWTGGFLCTGIIILPISQLSFCGPNVIDHFFCDPIPLINLSCNDPHLMEMLAFTLSLIFLLVPFLITLMSYIFIIVTILRIPSTSGRQKAFSTCSSHLIVVTMYYGTLLFAYMFPTTNTLRDFKKVLSVIYTILTPLVNPLIYSLRNKEVKEALRKASHKFMFGRD; encoded by the coding sequence ATGATGAATCCAGAACAGGGAAATCAAACGTCCATTGCagaattcatcctcctgggatTCGGCACTCTCCCTGAACTGCAAATCCTTCTTTTCCTGCTGTTTCTAGTGATCTACATTACAACCatggctgggaacatcctcattgTGGTGCTTATTGTGGTTTATCGCCACCTTCAcaaccccatgtacttcttccttgggaacttgtcctgcctggagacctgctacactTCAACCATCCTGCCCAGCATGCTGGACGGTCTCTTGAGTGGGACAAAAACTATTTCATATAGTGGGTGTCTCACCCAgtattatttcttttcttctctagTTATTACAGAATGCCTTCTCTTATCGGTAATGTcatatgatcggtatttagcaatATGCAATCCAATGCACTATGCAGCCCGTATGAGTGGCAGGTGTTGCCTCCAGTTTATAGGTGGCTCTTGGACAGGTGGCTTCCTGTGTACTGGCATAATAATATTGCCGATATCCCAGTTATCTTTCTGTGGCCCCAATGTTattgaccatttcttttgtgatcCTATTCCCCTGATAAATCTCTCCTGTAATGATCCTCACCTGATGGAAATGTTGGCTTTCACACTCAGCTTGATTTTCTTACTGGTCCCATTCCTAATTACCTTGATGTCCTACATCTTCATCATTGtgaccatcctgagaatcccttccaccagtgggaggcaaaaggcattttccacttgctcctcccacctcattgtggtgaccaTGTATTATGGAACTCTATTGTTTGCCTATATGTTCCCAACAACCAACACACTGAGAGACTTCAAGAAAGTTCTCTCAGTCATCTACACTATCCTGACTCCCCTGGTcaatcccctcatctacagcctgcgAAACAAAGAGGTCAAGGAGGCTCTGAGGAAAGCTAGCCATAAGTTCATGTTTGGACGAGACTAA